In Planococcus shixiaomingii, the DNA window TTCTTCCCGCTGCCGCTTTCCGAGCATGGTTACTCCAATTGCAGATTGCAGCGTTTCAACATTTGTCTCAGAACTGCCCGTCAGTTGGATGTTTTTAATGCCCGCTTCAAATAACAATTCTTCAATGCCTTCAACATATCGGTTCCACTGCGCTTCTCCGCTGAAATTATGGAGCAGCACAGCTTCCGGTTCACTCTGTGCAGCCCACTGTTCGAGAAGCGCAACGCGTGCAGCAAATTTCGCCGTCACCTTGTCCGGCGCTTTAACGAAATCCAGAGGTTTTTCGCCAATTCCTCCTGAGTTGTCCGAAGTAACAATCCACTCGCCAAGCCTTAATTCATGGCGCATCACTTCACCCTCTCTCTAAATCGGCTGGCCATG includes these proteins:
- a CDS encoding alpha-ribazole-5-phosphate synthase, which produces MRHELRLGEWIVTSDNSGGIGEKPLDFVKAPDKVTAKFAARVALLEQWAAQSEPEAVLLHNFSGEAQWNRYVEGIEELLFEAGIKNIQLTGSSETNVETLQSAIGVTMLGKRQREENSEPLKWFVYGMPLVGKDVLEKKEQLADIKKINEARLNRLVERLWPVGSKGIAKEAELLFGKQITPVADVDVHASAGPSTCVLIGVREENTEALKGHFGIHIYPLHH